Proteins from one Burkholderiaceae bacterium DAT-1 genomic window:
- a CDS encoding ABC transporter ATP-binding protein gives MSHAIELINLKKTYRPIGRPKVNALDDVSLQIHEGEAFGFVGPNGAGKSTTIKIIVDALKADAGQALIHGVDSREAASRHQVAYVPESPYLYDHLSPLEILEAGCKLHHVKKDQLQQHCMQWLERFDLARVARARLRGFSKGMAQRTALAHALAIEPRLLILDEPLSGLDPVGRKDVVDILVEYRRGGGTIFFSSHVLHDVERMADRFGLIHKGKIRTVQSPDELLAREQSFLVRTRGDLAVEGLAADTGNRWSGEASQSELWPLLNRAQLAGHVIQEVRPSMNLEKAFFEFIAQD, from the coding sequence ATGAGTCACGCAATTGAACTGATCAATCTGAAGAAAACCTATCGCCCAATTGGGCGCCCGAAGGTCAATGCGCTGGATGATGTCAGCTTGCAAATCCATGAAGGCGAAGCGTTCGGTTTTGTTGGCCCCAATGGTGCAGGCAAAAGTACGACCATCAAAATCATTGTTGATGCGTTGAAAGCAGATGCGGGTCAGGCACTCATTCATGGCGTTGATTCGCGTGAGGCTGCATCACGGCATCAGGTCGCCTATGTACCGGAGAGCCCCTATCTGTATGACCATCTCTCGCCGCTGGAAATTCTGGAAGCGGGTTGCAAGCTGCATCACGTTAAAAAGGATCAGCTGCAACAACACTGCATGCAGTGGCTGGAACGCTTCGATCTCGCTCGCGTTGCACGTGCACGGCTGCGTGGCTTTTCCAAGGGCATGGCGCAGCGCACTGCACTGGCCCACGCATTGGCGATTGAGCCTCGCCTGCTGATTCTCGACGAACCCTTATCCGGCCTTGACCCCGTAGGTCGCAAGGATGTCGTGGATATCCTGGTCGAATACCGCCGTGGTGGTGGCACCATCTTTTTCTCGTCGCATGTGCTGCATGATGTCGAACGCATGGCCGACCGTTTTGGCTTGATTCACAAGGGGAAAATCCGCACGGTCCAGTCACCGGATGAATTGCTTGCACGTGAACAATCGTTTTTGGTACGGACACGAGGTGACTTGGCAGTCGAAGGGCTGGCTGCTGACACAGGCAATCGCTGGTCGGGTGAAGCGTCGCAATCCGAACTATGGCCACTGTTAAATCGCGCCCAGCTGGCAGGTCATGTAATTCAGGAGGTTCGCCCCTCCATGAATCTTGAAAAAGCCTTTTTCGAATTTATTGCGCAGGACTAA
- a CDS encoding FkbM family methyltransferase yields the protein MAPHLILDGYWEPWITNMIQKMVLPGSTIIDIGANVGYYSLIMASLTGEQGKVYSFEANPRTFDLLQKSIAINGFSSRILAEQRAVYSHSGTLTFHCYEREQGGSSINQPTCSEPYSTIEVSAISLDERFDGQRIDLIKMDAEGAELAILKGARKLLQANPQINIVTEINKGALESAGHSVAKLLQFAAEQGFSPLLIATDGTLKEVDAPELERLGVSDIILARD from the coding sequence TTGGCCCCACATCTGATACTCGATGGATACTGGGAACCCTGGATCACCAATATGATTCAGAAAATGGTTTTACCCGGTAGCACCATTATCGATATCGGGGCGAATGTAGGCTATTACAGTCTGATCATGGCTTCGCTGACAGGTGAGCAGGGGAAGGTATACTCATTTGAAGCCAATCCCCGTACATTTGATTTGCTTCAAAAAAGCATCGCCATTAACGGGTTCAGTTCCCGTATTTTGGCTGAGCAGCGCGCGGTTTACTCACACTCGGGCACACTTACCTTCCACTGCTATGAGCGCGAACAGGGTGGCTCATCCATCAACCAGCCGACATGCTCCGAGCCGTATTCAACCATTGAGGTGTCAGCCATATCATTGGATGAGCGCTTTGACGGGCAACGCATCGACCTGATCAAGATGGATGCAGAAGGCGCTGAATTAGCCATTCTGAAAGGGGCACGAAAGCTACTGCAGGCCAATCCGCAAATCAATATCGTCACCGAAATCAACAAGGGAGCACTCGAGTCGGCAGGTCATTCTGTCGCGAAACTCCTCCAATTTGCGGCAGAACAGGGCTTTTCACCCTTGCTCATCGCAACCGATGGCACGCTAAAAGAAGTCGACGCACCGGAGCTTGAACGGCTCGGCGTGTCAGACATCATCCTGGCCCGGGATTAA